Proteins encoded together in one Hymenobacter monticola window:
- the ruvX gene encoding Holliday junction resolvase RuvX yields the protein MPRILAIDYGNKRVGLAVTDPLCMIASPLETIHSKDLVAYVKAYHQREPLRAVVVGMPRTLLNEPTDVTSAVVGLLRTLRRELPEVPIHELDERFTSRMAHATMLAGGLGQKARRDKATVDRISATLILQSFLESPLMREV from the coding sequence ATGCCCCGCATTCTTGCCATCGACTACGGAAACAAGCGCGTAGGCCTCGCCGTGACCGACCCGTTGTGCATGATTGCCTCGCCGCTGGAAACCATCCACAGCAAGGACCTGGTGGCCTACGTGAAGGCCTACCACCAGCGCGAGCCCCTGCGGGCCGTGGTGGTGGGCATGCCCCGCACGCTGCTCAACGAGCCCACCGATGTGACCAGCGCCGTGGTGGGCCTGCTGCGCACGCTGCGCCGCGAGCTGCCCGAGGTGCCCATCCACGAGCTCGACGAGCGGTTTACCTCGCGCATGGCCCACGCCACCATGCTGGCCGGCGGCCTCGGCCAGAAAGCCCGCCGCGACAAAGCCACCGTGGACCGCATCAGCGCGACCTTAATTTTGCAGTCGTTTCTCGAATCGCCGCTGATGCGGGAAGTCTGA
- the def gene encoding peptide deformylase — translation MIYSIVAIGDPVLKTKAKNLPADLPAAELQQLIADMFETMYSANGVGLAAPQIGKAIRLFVMDSGPMVELDEEDLAELEPGEVPEQGIKRAFINPQMVSETGEEWGFEEGCLSIPGIRELVTRHADIVLRYEDENRQVHEEAFSGMAARVIQHEYDHLEGVLFTDKLSGFKKQLLKGKLARISKGDVRHDYRMKFAGDGKRR, via the coding sequence ATGATTTATTCCATTGTCGCCATCGGCGACCCCGTGCTGAAAACCAAAGCCAAGAACCTGCCCGCCGACCTACCCGCGGCCGAACTGCAGCAGCTCATCGCCGACATGTTTGAAACCATGTACTCGGCCAACGGCGTGGGCCTGGCCGCGCCCCAGATTGGCAAGGCCATTCGGCTGTTTGTGATGGACTCGGGGCCAATGGTGGAGCTGGACGAGGAAGACCTGGCCGAGCTCGAACCCGGCGAAGTGCCCGAGCAGGGCATCAAGCGCGCCTTCATCAACCCCCAAATGGTGAGCGAAACCGGCGAGGAATGGGGCTTCGAGGAAGGCTGCCTGAGCATTCCCGGCATCCGGGAGCTGGTGACGCGCCACGCCGACATTGTGCTGCGCTACGAGGATGAAAACCGGCAGGTGCACGAAGAGGCATTCTCGGGCATGGCCGCCCGCGTTATCCAGCACGAGTACGACCACTTGGAGGGCGTGCTGTTCACCGACAAGCTCTCGGGCTTCAAGAAGCAGCTGCTGAAAGGCAAGCTGGCCCGCATCAGCAAAGGCGACGTGCGGCACGACTACCGCATGAAGTTTGCCGGCGACGGCAAGCGGCGGTAA
- a CDS encoding zinc dependent phospholipase C family protein: MKKYGYALLICLPLVFVAYRAQAWGFFGHRLLNRLAVYTLPPGMIGFYKANIDYLTVNATRPDSRRSIVPDEAPKHFLDVDRYGDSAEYKLPRKYADAVARYGEDSLQRHGIVPWNVVTMKNQLTAAFKAKDTDRILRLSADMGHYVADACVPLHTTKNYNGQLTGQRGIHGLWESRLPELLSSDYDLFTGKAEYMANPTDAIWAAVIRSHAAVDSVLLFEKQLTAQMSGDQKYGYEQRGNNTVRAYSREFSRAYHAKLNGQVERQMRYAASLIGDFWFTCWVDGGSPDLRQLPRTPSEKEQLRLEQEAKQTAVAPTRVVPGHDE, from the coding sequence GTGAAAAAATACGGTTACGCTCTGCTGATTTGTTTGCCCCTGGTGTTTGTGGCCTACCGGGCGCAGGCCTGGGGCTTTTTTGGGCACCGGCTGCTCAACCGGCTGGCGGTGTACACCTTGCCACCGGGCATGATAGGCTTCTACAAGGCCAACATCGACTACCTGACGGTGAACGCCACGCGGCCCGACTCGCGCCGCAGCATTGTGCCCGACGAGGCGCCCAAGCACTTTCTGGACGTGGACCGCTACGGCGACAGCGCCGAATACAAGCTGCCGCGCAAGTACGCCGACGCCGTGGCCCGCTACGGCGAGGACTCGCTGCAGCGCCACGGCATTGTGCCCTGGAACGTGGTGACCATGAAAAACCAGCTCACCGCCGCCTTCAAGGCCAAGGACACCGACCGCATTCTGCGCCTCTCGGCCGATATGGGGCACTACGTGGCCGATGCCTGCGTGCCGCTGCACACCACCAAGAACTACAACGGCCAGCTCACCGGCCAGCGCGGCATTCACGGGCTGTGGGAGTCGCGCCTGCCCGAGCTATTGAGCTCTGATTACGACCTGTTTACCGGCAAGGCCGAATACATGGCGAACCCGACCGACGCCATCTGGGCGGCCGTGATTCGCTCGCACGCAGCCGTCGATTCGGTGCTGCTGTTTGAGAAGCAGCTAACGGCCCAGATGTCGGGCGACCAGAAATACGGCTACGAGCAGCGCGGCAACAACACCGTGCGGGCCTACTCGCGCGAGTTCAGCCGGGCCTACCACGCCAAGCTCAACGGGCAGGTGGAGCGCCAGATGCGCTACGCGGCGTCCCTCATCGGCGACTTCTGGTTTACCTGCTGGGTCGACGGCGGCTCACCCGACCTGCGCCAGCTACCCCGCACACCCTCCGAAAAAGAGCAGCTGCGCCTGGAGCAGGAGGCCAAGCAAACTGCCGTGGCCCCCACGCGGGTAGTGCCGGGCCACGACGAGTAA
- a CDS encoding ion channel, whose product MPTLDPGIGEKFSRRTQRAINHDGTFNVRRRGGPHQHDPYQWLITMPWWPFIGIVVVFFTVLNVGFALAYIALGLDDLPGVAAPHGWWQDFLSALFFSIQTFTSVGYGHVYPGSNGSGFLSSVEALVGVLTFALATGLLYGRFSRPTARILFSRTALISRRADATPCLQFRIANLRNSILIDLQARVILKTVDEATLDQRYDLLPLERSAISFFPLTWTLVHDITPESPLYGLQAHDYARLGIEVIVQLKGYDDTFAQDVHARNSYTHDEIEWHRRFIRAYEVADDGIAVVNLDEVHTTEPLN is encoded by the coding sequence ATGCCCACGCTCGACCCCGGCATTGGCGAAAAATTCTCGCGCCGCACCCAGCGCGCCATCAACCACGACGGCACTTTCAACGTGCGGCGGCGCGGCGGCCCGCACCAGCACGACCCTTACCAATGGCTCATCACCATGCCGTGGTGGCCGTTCATCGGCATTGTGGTGGTGTTTTTCACGGTGTTGAACGTCGGTTTCGCCCTGGCTTACATTGCGCTGGGGCTCGACGACCTGCCCGGCGTGGCCGCCCCGCACGGCTGGTGGCAGGACTTTCTCAGCGCCCTGTTTTTCTCCATCCAAACCTTCACCTCCGTTGGCTACGGGCACGTGTACCCCGGCAGCAACGGCTCGGGCTTTCTCTCCAGCGTGGAGGCATTGGTGGGCGTGCTCACGTTTGCGCTGGCCACGGGCTTGCTCTACGGGCGGTTTTCGCGGCCCACGGCACGCATCCTGTTCAGCCGCACGGCCCTCATCAGCCGCCGGGCCGATGCCACACCCTGCCTGCAGTTCCGCATCGCCAACCTGCGCAACAGCATCCTCATCGACCTGCAGGCCCGCGTCATCCTCAAAACCGTGGACGAAGCCACCCTCGACCAGCGCTACGACCTGCTGCCCCTGGAGCGTAGCGCCATCAGCTTTTTTCCCCTCACCTGGACGCTGGTGCACGACATTACCCCCGAGAGCCCGCTCTACGGGCTGCAGGCCCACGACTACGCCCGGCTGGGCATCGAAGTCATCGTGCAGCTAAAGGGCTACGACGACACCTTTGCCCAAGACGTGCACGCCCGTAACTCCTACACCCACGACGAGATTGAGTGGCACCGCCGCTTCATTCGGGCCTACGAAGTAGCCGACGACGGCATCGCCGTCGTCAACCTGGACGAAGTCCACACCACGGAACCGTTGAATTGA
- a CDS encoding SRPBCC family protein, translating into MKFVFAAAFAAVYGLVIRLFFGSANGLMEIMSVTFLFLVPVVIGFLTIILMPAAKTTSGTAAFFKPWLTSLIVLLVTILLKIEGSICWIMIFPIFATFAGIGGLIAYHVRNARSGGPNDSDENKWQRPNTLNVSLLVAMPLALGLVEGEKASAPQEMVIQRAVILNAPAAEVWQQLTTSHAMSAPTSKMSVSALLGFPKHKSTTLDARSVGGKRTAYYEKGLYFDETITQYQPARLLVLRVDANPNAIPPAVMDEHILIGGKHLDILEDVYELESLPGGGTRLTLSSRFYINTPFNWYARLWAHYLMTDILQSELELVESKLPRRA; encoded by the coding sequence ATGAAGTTCGTGTTTGCTGCCGCCTTCGCCGCCGTGTACGGGTTAGTTATTCGACTGTTTTTTGGTTCCGCCAACGGCTTGATGGAAATCATGAGCGTCACGTTCCTGTTTTTGGTGCCGGTGGTCATTGGGTTTCTGACCATCATTCTGATGCCGGCCGCCAAAACGACCTCCGGCACCGCCGCCTTCTTCAAGCCCTGGCTCACCAGCTTGATTGTGCTCCTGGTAACGATTCTGTTGAAGATAGAGGGCTCGATTTGCTGGATTATGATTTTCCCGATTTTCGCGACGTTCGCGGGCATTGGGGGCCTGATTGCCTACCACGTGCGCAACGCTAGGTCCGGCGGTCCAAACGATTCGGATGAAAATAAATGGCAGCGGCCCAACACCTTGAACGTGTCGCTGCTGGTTGCGATGCCCTTGGCGCTGGGCCTGGTAGAAGGGGAGAAGGCGTCGGCACCCCAGGAAATGGTTATCCAAAGGGCCGTCATCCTCAACGCGCCCGCGGCAGAAGTCTGGCAGCAATTGACCACTAGCCATGCGATGAGTGCGCCCACCAGCAAAATGTCGGTTTCCGCACTGCTGGGGTTTCCCAAACACAAGAGCACCACGCTGGATGCCCGGAGCGTGGGCGGCAAACGAACGGCTTACTACGAAAAGGGCCTGTACTTCGACGAAACGATTACCCAGTACCAGCCCGCGCGCTTACTGGTCCTGCGCGTCGACGCCAATCCCAACGCCATTCCCCCGGCGGTCATGGACGAGCACATCTTGATTGGCGGAAAACACCTCGACATTCTGGAGGACGTCTACGAGTTGGAATCCTTGCCCGGTGGCGGCACCCGGCTCACGCTGTCGAGCCGGTTTTACATCAACACGCCTTTCAACTGGTATGCCCGGCTGTGGGCGCACTACCTGATGACGGATATTCTTCAGAGCGAGCTGGAACTGGTTGAAAGTAAGCTGCCACGTCGCGCATGA
- a CDS encoding metallophosphoesterase, with translation MKLEIGYNHDFEVREEVCTVAAGRAFTVLYLSDLHLTGFSGPTVARLMATIDRLNPRVLLLGGDYVDSAAGFRHFTRFVEFIAGRENVFVIAGNHDVFFGVQKIKQLVEANHLVWLADEPVRICLDGRRVQITNNGTSDRPEDVDFSVLCLHQPVDVAALPGRYELAFAGHLHGSQVVLWRSGQGLFPGRLFYRWNRLKTTVGNCLYLISKGLGDTLPLRYNCKKDVVFVTVKPHSQRP, from the coding sequence ATGAAGTTAGAAATCGGATACAACCACGACTTTGAGGTGCGGGAAGAAGTGTGCACCGTCGCGGCGGGCAGGGCCTTCACCGTGCTGTACCTCTCCGACTTGCACCTGACCGGGTTCAGCGGCCCCACCGTGGCCAGGCTGATGGCAACAATCGACCGGTTGAACCCCCGCGTGCTGCTGCTGGGCGGCGACTACGTGGACAGCGCCGCTGGATTTCGGCACTTCACCCGGTTTGTGGAGTTCATCGCGGGGCGGGAAAACGTCTTCGTCATCGCCGGCAATCACGACGTTTTTTTCGGTGTGCAGAAAATCAAGCAGCTGGTCGAAGCAAACCACCTCGTGTGGCTGGCGGATGAGCCCGTCCGGATTTGCCTGGACGGCCGCCGGGTTCAAATCACGAACAACGGCACGAGTGACCGGCCCGAAGACGTCGATTTCAGCGTGTTGTGCTTGCACCAGCCCGTGGACGTAGCGGCGCTTCCCGGCCGGTACGAACTGGCCTTTGCTGGCCATTTGCACGGCAGCCAGGTGGTGCTGTGGCGTTCGGGCCAAGGCCTGTTTCCGGGCCGCTTATTCTATCGGTGGAACAGGCTAAAGACCACGGTCGGCAATTGCCTGTATTTGATTAGCAAAGGCTTGGGCGACACGCTGCCCCTGCGCTATAACTGCAAAAAAGACGTCGTGTTCGTCACCGTCAAACCCCATTCCCAACGTCCCTAA
- a CDS encoding DUF6896 domain-containing protein, with protein sequence MHPVKQQVVRLIHAYQAAVFRAVALLNAKSAQEPGFQRRRTGYLDAHQQFRYAFHGAGCLVTMPGLEVDFDYAKEGGCAGIDGWFLVNFLEYNPAVRAQHPLLTSGASVEEALLELAKACSPGKLTPWTAVTS encoded by the coding sequence ATGCACCCGGTTAAGCAACAAGTCGTCCGCCTGATTCACGCCTACCAAGCCGCGGTGTTTCGGGCCGTGGCCTTGTTAAACGCCAAGTCGGCCCAAGAGCCAGGTTTCCAGCGGCGCCGAACCGGCTACTTGGACGCGCACCAGCAGTTTCGGTACGCTTTTCACGGCGCGGGCTGCTTGGTGACAATGCCCGGACTCGAAGTGGATTTTGATTACGCCAAAGAAGGCGGGTGCGCCGGGATTGACGGCTGGTTTCTGGTGAACTTTCTGGAATACAACCCGGCCGTGCGCGCCCAGCACCCCTTGCTGACCAGCGGCGCATCCGTGGAGGAGGCTCTGCTCGAACTCGCGAAGGCGTGCTCACCCGGGAAGCTTACGCCTTGGACAGCCGTTACTTCCTAA
- a CDS encoding DMT family protein gives MKGVYSLILLTISNLFMTFAWYGHLHLFKKMAWFAKLGLVGVILVSWGLALFEYVFQVPANRLGFEENGGPFSLFQLKVIQEVISLAVFTLCAVFVFKTDKLGWNHLVGFGLLVAAVYVIFKKW, from the coding sequence ATGAAAGGCGTTTATTCCCTCATCCTGCTCACCATTTCTAACCTGTTCATGACGTTTGCCTGGTACGGACACCTGCACTTGTTCAAGAAAATGGCCTGGTTTGCCAAGCTGGGGCTGGTGGGCGTCATTCTGGTGAGCTGGGGGCTGGCCTTGTTCGAGTACGTGTTTCAGGTACCGGCCAACCGGCTGGGGTTTGAGGAAAACGGTGGGCCGTTCAGCCTGTTCCAGCTCAAGGTCATTCAGGAGGTCATTTCGCTCGCCGTGTTCACGCTGTGCGCCGTGTTCGTGTTCAAAACCGACAAGCTGGGCTGGAACCACCTCGTGGGCTTCGGGCTGCTGGTGGCGGCTGTGTATGTGATTTTCAAGAAGTGGTGA
- a CDS encoding patatin-like phospholipase family protein, translated as MAQFFSRMLLALLLAGVFRFSAQAQKVGLVLSGGGAKGLAHIGVLKQLEKNHIPIDYIVGTSMGAVVGGMYAAGYSPEEIEQIVLSPEFQRWTSGKPLESKTFNFLTAEPSPSALRLGIAIDSTFKARVSTNLVNDLNLNLALARLLAPASASSGYNFDKLFVPFRCMASEVFTRQVVEQKSGSLSDAIRNSMSFPLAFRPIRNLDGKYYYDGAVYDNFPTGTMKKTFAPDIIIGVNVGDVAFKKYPKNDDQLLASTVAFLGTSVADTGSVGKNGIYIQPDLDGMGVGDFDRVKDFIAEGDTAALRNMEKIKARIGRRVDSTELQKRRLAFQAQAPKPRFIDVKVNGLRPDQNEYAARFFRKSGREYSLDDIEEGYYRLASDDYFKNIYPRIRYDAARQGYVFSVDAQRNNNVSTEVGFVLSNRPIDNLYFGIEYRYLRRLLYTASADVSLGRFYNGAHGSFRINIPAKFAYFFEPEITYNQWDFQNTGGVLGRDVINTQVRQQDTKLGGQFGISPTYRSRFLLDVATFVTKDEYTNSKEIRSADVLDATVFRGATAALRLARNTLNRKQYATSGHRYVYTLRGVTGESDYTPGSTAQQEASTSHREWVQFRATVERYFGLKADRHAWGYFGELMVSTQGTFSNYRSSQTTSPVFAPLPDSRTLFMDAYRSSRYAAVGLRYNQPFLKKLEWRTEVYVHVNGQPLRQGENQVAVRQSGFDRPRVTGSTGLIFQTPVGPLALHARFYDDPSERFGIYGHLGFLLFRSRALE; from the coding sequence ATGGCTCAATTTTTCTCTCGGATGCTGCTGGCGCTGCTGCTGGCAGGTGTTTTTAGGTTTTCGGCTCAGGCCCAGAAGGTGGGCCTCGTACTCAGCGGGGGCGGCGCCAAGGGCCTGGCCCACATCGGCGTGCTCAAGCAGCTGGAGAAAAACCACATTCCCATCGATTACATTGTGGGCACGAGCATGGGCGCCGTGGTGGGCGGCATGTACGCGGCCGGCTACTCGCCCGAGGAGATTGAGCAGATAGTGCTCAGCCCCGAGTTTCAGCGCTGGACCTCGGGCAAGCCTTTGGAGAGCAAAACCTTCAACTTCCTCACGGCCGAGCCCTCGCCCTCGGCCCTGCGCCTGGGCATTGCCATCGACTCCACCTTCAAGGCGCGGGTGAGCACCAACCTGGTGAACGACCTGAACCTGAACCTGGCCCTGGCCCGCCTGCTGGCGCCGGCATCGGCCAGCAGCGGCTACAATTTCGACAAGCTGTTTGTGCCCTTCCGCTGCATGGCCTCGGAGGTGTTTACGCGGCAGGTGGTGGAGCAGAAGTCGGGCTCGCTGTCCGACGCCATTCGCAACTCCATGTCGTTTCCGCTGGCGTTCCGTCCCATTCGCAACCTCGACGGCAAGTACTACTACGACGGGGCGGTGTACGACAACTTCCCCACCGGCACCATGAAAAAAACCTTCGCCCCGGACATCATCATCGGGGTGAACGTGGGCGATGTGGCCTTTAAGAAATACCCCAAGAACGACGACCAGTTGCTGGCCAGCACGGTGGCCTTTCTGGGCACAAGCGTGGCCGACACGGGCAGCGTGGGCAAAAACGGCATTTACATTCAGCCCGACCTCGACGGCATGGGCGTGGGCGATTTCGACCGGGTGAAGGACTTCATTGCCGAAGGCGACACGGCCGCCCTGCGCAACATGGAGAAAATAAAGGCCCGCATCGGCCGGCGCGTCGATTCGACGGAGCTGCAGAAGCGCCGGCTTGCCTTCCAGGCCCAGGCCCCGAAGCCGCGCTTCATCGACGTGAAAGTGAACGGCCTGCGCCCCGACCAGAACGAGTACGCGGCGCGGTTTTTCCGCAAATCCGGCCGCGAGTATTCGCTCGATGACATTGAGGAGGGCTACTACCGCCTGGCGTCGGACGACTATTTCAAGAACATTTACCCGCGCATTCGCTACGACGCGGCGCGGCAGGGCTACGTGTTCAGCGTGGATGCGCAGCGCAACAACAACGTGAGCACCGAAGTGGGCTTCGTGCTCTCGAACCGTCCTATTGATAATCTGTACTTTGGCATCGAGTACCGCTACCTGCGCCGGCTGCTTTACACGGCCTCGGCCGATGTGAGTTTGGGCCGTTTCTACAACGGCGCGCACGGCTCGTTCCGCATCAACATTCCCGCCAAGTTCGCCTACTTTTTTGAGCCCGAAATCACCTACAACCAGTGGGATTTCCAGAACACGGGCGGCGTGCTGGGGCGCGATGTCATCAACACCCAAGTGCGGCAGCAGGACACCAAGTTGGGCGGGCAGTTCGGCATCAGCCCCACCTACCGCAGCCGTTTCCTGCTCGATGTGGCCACCTTCGTGACCAAAGACGAGTACACCAATTCCAAGGAAATCAGGTCGGCTGATGTGCTCGATGCCACCGTGTTTCGGGGCGCCACGGCGGCCCTGCGCCTGGCCCGCAACACCCTCAACCGCAAGCAGTACGCCACCAGTGGCCACCGCTACGTGTACACGCTGCGCGGCGTCACGGGCGAGTCGGACTACACGCCCGGCTCCACGGCCCAACAGGAGGCCAGCACCAGCCACCGCGAGTGGGTGCAGTTCCGGGCCACCGTGGAGCGGTACTTCGGGCTGAAGGCCGACCGCCACGCCTGGGGCTATTTCGGGGAGCTGATGGTGAGCACGCAGGGCACGTTTTCGAACTACCGGTCGTCGCAAACCACGTCGCCGGTGTTTGCCCCGCTGCCCGACTCGCGCACGCTGTTTATGGATGCCTACCGTTCGTCGCGCTACGCCGCCGTGGGCCTGCGCTACAACCAGCCCTTCCTGAAAAAGCTGGAATGGCGCACCGAAGTGTACGTGCACGTGAACGGCCAGCCGCTCCGGCAGGGTGAAAACCAGGTGGCCGTGCGCCAGTCCGGCTTCGACCGGCCCCGCGTGACGGGTAGCACCGGCCTCATTTTCCAGACGCCGGTGGGCCCGCTGGCCCTGCACGCCCGCTTCTACGACGACCCGTCTGAGCGTTTCGGTATCTACGGACACCTGGGCTTCCTGCTGTTCCGCAGCCGCGCGCTGGAATAG
- a CDS encoding alpha/beta fold hydrolase, whose amino-acid sequence MPHTIIALHCWASSGREYDLLRQLLPPGTALLAPSLPGFGGQAVPAGFDYSVRAYADWIAAFIAQHNVAEFTLIGHSMSGKMALALAARQPAGLRRLVLLSPSPPAGEPMTDEDRAASVAAHGKPEEAEKTFRKITRRPIAPDLRARVIADNLRTTQAAWTHWLLEGAREDITALMTRVQVPCCLLVGEGDTAITPESQRHLTLPLLPAGTPFQVVPGAGHLLPLEAPEEVAAVLGVRF is encoded by the coding sequence ATGCCCCACACCATTATCGCGTTGCACTGCTGGGCCAGCTCGGGCCGCGAATACGACCTGCTGCGCCAACTCCTGCCCCCCGGTACGGCCCTGCTCGCGCCTAGCCTGCCCGGTTTTGGCGGCCAGGCCGTGCCCGCGGGGTTCGACTATTCGGTGCGGGCTTATGCCGACTGGATAGCCGCCTTTATAGCGCAGCACAACGTGGCAGAATTCACCCTCATCGGCCACAGCATGAGCGGCAAAATGGCCCTGGCCCTGGCCGCGCGGCAACCGGCCGGCCTGCGCCGGCTGGTGCTGCTCTCGCCCTCGCCGCCCGCCGGCGAGCCCATGACCGACGAAGACCGCGCCGCCTCCGTGGCCGCCCACGGCAAGCCCGAGGAAGCCGAAAAAACTTTTCGCAAAATTACCCGGCGCCCCATCGCCCCCGACCTGCGCGCCCGCGTCATCGCCGACAACCTGCGCACCACGCAGGCCGCCTGGACCCACTGGCTGCTGGAAGGCGCCCGCGAAGACATCACCGCCCTGATGACGCGGGTGCAGGTGCCCTGCTGCCTGTTGGTAGGAGAGGGCGATACCGCCATCACGCCCGAGAGCCAGCGGCACCTCACGCTGCCGCTGCTACCAGCCGGCACGCCGTTCCAAGTGGTGCCGGGCGCCGGGCATTTGCTGCCGCTTGAGGCGCCGGAAGAGGTGGCAGCGGTTTTAGGTGTTAGGTTTTAG
- a CDS encoding RNA polymerase sigma factor, with translation MLHDHYARNLLTVILRLVRHEELARDVLQEGLLKVWLSIARYDPARGRLFTWMVRVCCNQAIDALRSPRHRFHSANKSLEVGGAQQALAPVSFNPEHIGLRELVVRLKPRQREVIDLLYFGGCTQVEAAEQLGIPLATVKTRARAALLVLGNLAK, from the coding sequence TTGCTCCACGACCACTACGCCCGCAACCTGCTCACCGTCATCCTGCGCCTGGTGCGCCACGAGGAACTGGCCCGCGACGTGTTGCAGGAGGGCCTGCTGAAGGTGTGGCTCAGCATTGCCCGCTACGACCCCGCCCGGGGCCGCCTCTTCACCTGGATGGTGCGCGTGTGCTGCAACCAGGCCATCGATGCCCTGCGCAGCCCGCGCCACCGTTTCCACAGCGCCAACAAGTCGCTGGAAGTGGGCGGGGCACAACAAGCCTTGGCGCCCGTTTCCTTCAACCCCGAGCACATCGGCCTACGCGAGTTGGTAGTGCGCCTCAAGCCCCGGCAGCGCGAAGTCATCGACCTGCTATATTTCGGCGGCTGTACCCAGGTAGAAGCCGCCGAGCAGCTCGGCATTCCGCTGGCCACGGTGAAAACCCGCGCCCGCGCCGCCCTGCTGGTGCTGGGAAATCTGGCGAAGTAA
- a CDS encoding NAD(P)/FAD-dependent oxidoreductase, with protein sequence MQYDVLIIGAGSAGLSAALTLGRCLRRVLLADGGRPRNECSPGVHGFLTRDGVAPDELLRLGHEQLRPYETVEVQCLRIETLARQGSGFVATGRGTANDAPFECSARRVLLATGVSDVLPPLPGFRELWGRGVLHCPYCHGWEVRGQPLAVYGQGRTVTGLALLVSRWSPDIVVVTNGPGHLTPNARRRLRRQNIRVQDAPIARLIGTAARDLKCIEFEDGSQLERAALFLHAPQLQRSSLAADLGARITSKGAVWVDGGMQTSIPRLYAAGDTTPGAQQALIAAAEGNRAAILINESLTREECPR encoded by the coding sequence ATGCAATACGATGTCCTGATTATTGGCGCGGGCAGCGCCGGGCTCTCGGCGGCTCTCACGCTGGGGCGCTGCCTGCGCCGCGTGCTGCTGGCCGACGGCGGCCGCCCCCGCAACGAATGCTCGCCGGGCGTGCACGGCTTCCTCACCCGCGACGGCGTGGCCCCCGACGAACTGCTGCGCCTGGGCCACGAGCAGCTGCGCCCCTACGAAACGGTGGAAGTGCAGTGCCTGCGTATCGAAACCCTGGCCAGGCAAGGCAGCGGCTTTGTGGCCACCGGCCGCGGCACCGCCAACGACGCGCCGTTTGAGTGCAGCGCTAGGCGCGTGCTGCTGGCCACGGGCGTGTCCGACGTGCTGCCGCCGCTGCCGGGCTTTCGGGAGCTGTGGGGGAGGGGCGTGCTGCACTGCCCGTACTGCCACGGCTGGGAGGTGCGCGGCCAGCCCCTAGCCGTGTACGGCCAGGGCCGCACCGTGACGGGCCTGGCCCTGCTGGTGAGCCGCTGGAGCCCCGACATTGTGGTGGTCACCAACGGCCCGGGCCACCTCACGCCCAACGCCCGCCGCCGCCTGCGCCGCCAGAACATCCGGGTGCAGGACGCGCCCATTGCCCGGCTCATTGGCACGGCAGCGCGCGATTTAAAATGCATCGAGTTCGAAGACGGCAGCCAGCTGGAGCGGGCCGCCCTGTTTCTGCACGCGCCGCAGCTGCAGCGCAGCTCGTTGGCCGCCGACTTGGGTGCCCGCATCACCAGCAAGGGGGCCGTGTGGGTGGATGGCGGGATGCAAACGTCTATTCCGCGCCTTTACGCGGCCGGCGACACCACGCCCGGCGCCCAGCAGGCCCTGATAGCCGCCGCCGAGGGCAACCGCGCCGCCATTCTCATCAACGAGAGCCTGACACGGGAGGAATGCCCGCGGTAA